A genomic window from Candidatus Nitrosoglobus terrae includes:
- a CDS encoding cytochrome c oxidase subunit 3 — protein sequence MAHAHGEYYLPQPSYWPIIGTIAIFTTLSSFAAYLNGVEIGGYGMIGGIALLLFMMFGWFRVVINESESGLYNEQVDRSFRWGMIWFIFSEVFFFAGFFGALLYTRVFSLPWLLGEGDKGAAHTLLWPEFTENWPSNGPAGIGGDFESMEAWGIPALNTLILLTSGATVTWAHWALKADNRRNLILGLFLTFSLGLTFVGCQAYEYSHAYTHMNLTLGSGVYGSVFFMLTGFHGFHVTVGSIMLITIFLRSIRGHFTPKHHFAFEAVAWYWHFVDIVWLGLFIFVYWI from the coding sequence ATGGCGCATGCTCACGGGGAGTATTATCTACCCCAACCTAGCTATTGGCCAATAATTGGAACTATAGCTATTTTTACAACGCTTTCAAGCTTTGCTGCCTACCTCAACGGCGTTGAGATAGGCGGATATGGGATGATTGGTGGTATTGCCCTCTTATTGTTTATGATGTTTGGTTGGTTTAGGGTAGTTATTAATGAGAGTGAATCTGGGCTTTATAACGAGCAAGTAGATCGATCTTTCCGATGGGGAATGATTTGGTTTATTTTCTCAGAAGTTTTCTTTTTTGCAGGGTTTTTTGGTGCCCTTCTTTATACGCGTGTTTTTTCGCTACCTTGGCTTTTAGGTGAAGGAGATAAGGGAGCTGCCCACACCCTTCTATGGCCGGAGTTTACTGAAAACTGGCCAAGTAATGGTCCTGCTGGTATTGGCGGTGATTTTGAGTCCATGGAAGCATGGGGCATACCCGCACTTAACACACTCATTCTTCTTACGAGTGGGGCAACCGTTACTTGGGCTCATTGGGCGCTTAAGGCAGATAACCGTAGAAATCTTATTTTAGGCTTATTCTTAACTTTTAGCTTAGGGCTAACCTTTGTTGGATGTCAGGCCTATGAATATAGTCATGCTTATACTCATATGAATCTAACGCTGGGATCTGGGGTTTACGGCTCAGTGTTTTTCATGCTCACAGGGTTTCACGGCTTCCATGTGACCGTTGGCTCTATCATGCTAATCACCATTTTCTTACGCTCTATACGGGGCCACTTCACGCCTAAGCACCATTTTGCTTTTGAAGCGGTTGCTTGGTACTGGCACTTTGTTGATATAGTATGGCTAGGTCTTTTTATATTTGTTTATTGGATATAG
- a CDS encoding cytochrome c oxidase assembly protein: MGAFWNFFSYLFSIHISTCDKEMNVAGTREEIDKHRRRLVIKLTLVVVAMFGFGYLLIPLYNAFCSITGLNGKPSSSAVSATQAKAVKIDTNRTVSVEFIATVNSDLPWEFKSEVYKVSMHPGEIVKANFYVHNLENQAVVGRAIPSISPGLAAKHLHKTECFCFTEQTLQANESREMPVVFYIDPDLPEAYSNMILSYTFYKANT, encoded by the coding sequence GTGGGTGCTTTTTGGAATTTCTTTAGCTATTTATTTTCTATTCATATATCTACATGTGATAAAGAGATGAATGTAGCTGGCACAAGAGAAGAAATTGATAAACATAGGCGTAGATTAGTAATAAAGCTAACTTTAGTAGTAGTAGCTATGTTTGGCTTCGGCTATCTTCTGATACCACTCTATAATGCATTTTGTAGTATTACTGGTCTGAATGGTAAGCCGAGCAGTAGCGCAGTTTCTGCTACTCAAGCTAAAGCTGTAAAAATAGATACTAACCGAACAGTTAGTGTTGAATTTATAGCAACAGTGAACAGCGATCTTCCTTGGGAGTTTAAATCTGAGGTGTATAAAGTTTCCATGCATCCTGGTGAGATCGTTAAGGCTAATTTTTATGTTCATAATTTAGAAAATCAAGCGGTGGTTGGCAGGGCAATACCTAGTATTAGTCCTGGTCTAGCAGCGAAACATTTGCATAAAACAGAATGTTTTTGCTTTACTGAGCAGACTCTTCAAGCAAACGAGAGTAGAGAGATGCCGGTAGTGTTTTATATAGATCCTGATCTACCAGAAGCTTACTCCAATATGATTTTGTCATATACTTTTTATAAGGCTAATACTTAG
- a CDS encoding twin transmembrane helix small protein yields MIFKLLIIIFLISTLYALGSALLSMLRRNEDDSDKMVKALTWRISLSIGIFILLMIGYATGLITPNTRMFDSEKITTIQSN; encoded by the coding sequence ATGATCTTCAAATTACTTATCATTATCTTCTTAATTTCTACCCTTTACGCGCTAGGAAGTGCTCTTCTTTCTATGCTGCGAAGGAATGAGGATGACTCAGATAAGATGGTAAAAGCCTTAACTTGGCGTATTAGTCTATCTATAGGGATATTTATCTTGCTAATGATCGGTTATGCTACAGGGCTTATTACTCCCAATACAAGAATGTTTGATTCTGAAAAAATTACGACAATTCAATCTAATTAA
- the ctaD gene encoding cytochrome c oxidase subunit I codes for MSVAAAHDSHAHHPSGIGRWIFTTNHKDIGTLYMWISCIMFFIGGTMALVFRAELFAPGLQILDPQKFNELVTLHGLIMIFGALMPALAGLANWQIPLMIGAPDMALPRLNNWSFWILPFAFSLLVGSSFAPGGAPAGGWTMYPPLFIQGGPGTDMAIFAVHLMGLSSILASINIITTVLNMRAPGMTLMKMPLFVWSWLISAFLLVTIMPVLAGAVTMELTDRHFGTSFFNAAGGGDPVMFQHIFWFFGHPEVYILVLPIFGVLSEIIPTFSRKPLFGHNSMVYALAAIAFLSFIVWAHHMFTVGMPVAGELYFTYATIMISVPTGIKVFNWVATMWRGSMTFEVAMLWCIASIVLFTIGGLTGLMMGVSLVDFQYQDTYFIVSHFHYVVLPITVFGTFAAVFYWFPKWTGKMLDERLGKWHFWLSVISMNIIFMPQNFLGLAGMPRRIADYSVQFTEFNMMSTVGAFIFGVSQLIFVYLLIKAIRSEAVEKVSDQAWESAQGLEWTISSPAPYHSFTTPPRIK; via the coding sequence ATGAGCGTAGCAGCAGCACACGATAGTCATGCGCATCATCCCTCAGGGATCGGGCGCTGGATATTTACTACCAATCATAAGGACATTGGTACGTTGTACATGTGGATTAGCTGTATTATGTTTTTTATTGGCGGCACAATGGCGCTAGTGTTTCGGGCTGAGCTTTTTGCCCCTGGGTTACAGATTTTAGATCCACAAAAATTTAATGAACTAGTTACCCTTCATGGATTGATTATGATTTTTGGTGCCTTAATGCCAGCTTTGGCTGGGTTGGCTAATTGGCAAATCCCATTAATGATTGGCGCACCAGATATGGCGCTCCCACGCTTAAATAACTGGAGCTTCTGGATTTTACCTTTTGCTTTTAGCTTGCTTGTTGGGAGTTCGTTTGCGCCAGGTGGTGCCCCTGCTGGCGGGTGGACCATGTATCCACCTTTATTTATTCAAGGGGGACCAGGTACTGATATGGCTATTTTTGCTGTCCATCTCATGGGTCTTTCTTCCATTTTAGCTTCAATTAATATCATTACTACCGTCTTAAATATGCGCGCTCCTGGTATGACCTTAATGAAGATGCCGCTGTTTGTCTGGTCATGGCTAATCAGCGCATTTTTACTTGTTACTATCATGCCAGTACTTGCTGGTGCTGTTACCATGGAGCTTACCGATCGTCATTTTGGTACCAGCTTCTTTAACGCGGCTGGTGGTGGCGATCCAGTCATGTTCCAGCATATTTTCTGGTTTTTTGGCCATCCTGAAGTCTATATCTTGGTTCTACCCATTTTTGGAGTTCTCTCGGAAATTATTCCAACTTTTTCTCGTAAGCCCTTATTTGGCCATAACTCAATGGTATATGCCTTAGCCGCTATTGCTTTCCTTTCTTTTATCGTATGGGCCCACCATATGTTCACTGTAGGAATGCCGGTTGCGGGAGAATTGTATTTCACATACGCGACTATCATGATATCTGTCCCTACGGGTATTAAGGTTTTTAACTGGGTTGCTACTATGTGGCGTGGTTCTATGACCTTTGAGGTCGCCATGTTATGGTGTATAGCCAGTATTGTTTTATTTACAATTGGTGGCCTTACCGGTTTGATGATGGGAGTATCTTTAGTAGATTTCCAATATCAAGATACCTATTTTATCGTTTCCCATTTCCACTATGTAGTGCTGCCTATAACAGTATTCGGTACCTTTGCTGCTGTTTTTTATTGGTTCCCAAAATGGACTGGGAAAATGCTGGATGAGCGTTTAGGGAAATGGCATTTCTGGCTATCAGTGATTTCGATGAATATTATTTTTATGCCTCAAAATTTCCTAGGGTTGGCAGGTATGCCACGGCGAATTGCAGACTACTCCGTTCAATTTACAGAGTTTAATATGATGTCTACTGTAGGCGCTTTTATTTTTGGAGTGTCTCAGCTGATCTTCGTATACCTTCTTATTAAGGCAATTCGTAGTGAGGCTGTAGAAAAAGTCTCTGATCAAGCTTGGGAAAGTGCTCAAGGATTAGAATGGACTATTAGCTCTCCAGCGCCTTATCATAGCTTTACCACTCCGCCTCGTATTAAATAA
- a CDS encoding SURF1 family protein gives MLFLFKDHKINPKLGLISVFLLITTVLMSLGIWQLQRAKEKRAIEAATSEQNNDSLLWIGDPLLDEIDNEYQKGAAQGYFDNKHTMLLDNQIYQGRAGYYVLTPLRLANSKKGLLINRGWVPASLYREKLPQVEDASSLLITVHGILHRPSNPPFFLGEKESLDSAGWPKLVQYMDLNKLQFKIGYSLQPLILQLALNEPYGFTRPWLSSTPVIGSQRHIAYAIQWFTMSVIAVIVFVVLYRREFSNKK, from the coding sequence ATGCTGTTTCTATTTAAGGATCATAAGATAAACCCTAAACTAGGCTTGATAAGCGTCTTCTTGTTGATAACTACTGTACTAATGTCGTTAGGGATATGGCAGCTACAGCGTGCTAAAGAAAAGCGCGCAATTGAGGCTGCTACCAGTGAGCAGAATAATGACTCATTACTTTGGATTGGGGATCCTTTATTAGATGAAATAGATAATGAATATCAAAAAGGGGCTGCGCAAGGGTATTTTGATAATAAACATACTATGCTTTTAGATAATCAAATTTATCAAGGCCGCGCTGGTTATTATGTATTGACACCGTTGCGTTTAGCGAATAGCAAGAAAGGGTTGCTTATTAATCGAGGGTGGGTACCTGCAAGTTTATACCGAGAGAAACTTCCTCAAGTAGAGGATGCTTCATCCTTGCTTATCACTGTACACGGGATTTTACATCGACCATCCAATCCCCCTTTTTTCTTAGGAGAAAAAGAAAGTTTAGATTCTGCGGGATGGCCAAAATTAGTACAGTATATGGATCTTAATAAGCTTCAATTTAAAATAGGTTACTCATTGCAGCCTTTAATTCTCCAATTAGCTCTAAACGAGCCTTATGGCTTCACTCGTCCATGGTTATCATCTACGCCTGTAATAGGGTCTCAGCGGCATATCGCGTATGCTATTCAATGGTTTACTATGAGTGTAATTGCCGTAATTGTATTTGTAGTTTTATATAGACGTGAATTTAGTAATAAAAAATAA
- a CDS encoding SCO family protein has product MSDKELKIADPRRSRWIILIIFIISALPVISAWWILKKLPEKGKFATSNYGELITPVIPIKDNMILKMLTDESFATSKLKGKWTLIIFGSSECTDKCQENLYKTRQVRLALGNKDMYRIQRLWVTNNVNALNGVNWVQKEHPDLLVASEEGENKEFSNQFMLPNVLDPMISQRVYIVDPLENIMMSYPSNEKAEHILKDLKRLLFVSHIG; this is encoded by the coding sequence GTGAGTGATAAAGAACTTAAGATAGCAGACCCGCGGAGATCTCGATGGATTATTTTAATTATTTTTATTATCTCCGCTCTCCCTGTAATAAGTGCTTGGTGGATTTTAAAAAAATTACCAGAGAAAGGAAAATTTGCTACTAGCAATTACGGGGAACTTATTACTCCAGTAATACCCATTAAAGATAATATGATCCTTAAAATGCTAACAGATGAGAGTTTTGCTACCTCTAAGCTTAAGGGGAAATGGACATTAATTATCTTTGGATCTTCTGAGTGTACAGATAAATGCCAAGAAAACCTCTATAAAACAAGGCAGGTGCGCTTAGCTTTAGGTAATAAAGATATGTATCGAATCCAGCGATTATGGGTAACTAATAATGTAAATGCTTTAAATGGGGTAAATTGGGTACAAAAAGAGCACCCGGATTTACTCGTAGCCTCTGAAGAGGGAGAAAATAAGGAATTCTCAAATCAATTTATGCTACCAAATGTTTTGGATCCAATGATAAGCCAGCGAGTTTATATTGTAGATCCTTTAGAAAATATTATGATGAGCTACCCATCTAATGAGAAAGCTGAGCATATTCTCAAAGATCTTAAGCGCTTGTTGTTTGTTTCACATATAGGGTAA